Genomic DNA from Fusarium oxysporum Fo47 chromosome IX, complete sequence:
GACGAGAATGACGACGGCCAACGAACACCTACTCAACGATCCCCTCAAATCAGTCGTGAGAGCACGCCTTTCCATGACACCCCTATGCAAATATCCGATCTAGCACGCCTTCTGCATCCCACAAGCCCTGAAGAGCGCGAGGAGGCCATGACCTTGTCTGCCCACCTCCAAAGTGATGGCATCATGACACGCGCCAAATACCGGCGAATGGAGCAATTGCAACGCACTCGAGTCTTGGCCTCCCCGGGATCTGGCCTACTACAGCCCAAAGCCAACATCATGCAACCGGGGCGCAGCACCAAATTAGATCCTGACGAAGAGGAGCATCTTTTGGAACAACTTTTACTATCACGGCGGCAAGCGTTTGCATCTGCGGCATGCTCCGAGACATCATGGGAAAACGGGGGATCGGGTTTTGGAAGCGATGGTCCGCAATGCGTGGTGTGTCAAAGCTCATCCAGGACCATTATTGTCTGGCCCTGTCGATGCCTAAGTCTATGCGACGACTGCCGTGTCTCTCTTGCTATGAACAACTTTGACAAATGCGTCTGTTGCCGCCGGGAGGTTATTAGCTTCAGCCGCGTTTTCGTCCCCTGAGCTCCTGCAAACCCACGATTAAGGGAATCGGTAATGGTTTGTTTGCTGTAATTAAGCACCTGTAGCCTTTGTTCCACTCATTTGCGTTGTTTCATTTTCGGGAGCTGATGGGCATGAATTCACAATGGTCAAGCTTTCACCTGTGACTCAAATCATCTTGTCAGGATATGTTCGGCATAGCATCTATTATATTCAGCTTTTTACATTGCAGCCCATTCGATACTAAAGGTTCTCATCTCTTGGTCATCCCGTGATCCATTCGCTAGTGGCTGTTGTGCCCCTATCAGATACGCCTTCTTCACAGCTGTGGCGAGACGGCCTCCTGCTACGATATCCAAGACGGGAATATCTTCTTCCCATTCATACTGGTTTGCCATGAAATGGGCATGAAACCTCAAGGGATCGCCTGGGTAAACACTATACTTGGCACCAAAGCGAAGACCGGGAGTCGTGTAGTGACCAGAAGTAAGTAGAAAGCCACACAAAGGGCCTTGCGTAGGGTTAGTGGCCTGGTATGTCCGTTCAGCTTCTGAAGAAATCAGCGACCCACTGGATGTTGGGGTGACGCCCAGGGATTTGAGGGCAGATTCCTGCTGATGTACGGCGGGCTTAGTTTCACTAGTGATGGTGTCGTCGTCTGCATTGCTAGGAGGCACACGGCGGGATTTCCCACGCTTCAATGCTCCTTCAGCAACCCTCTTGGCATTCTTTTCAGCAATAACCTGTTGTGCTGTCTGCTTTCTTGTCCTAAGCGAGTCGAGGTATAACTTCCTCGCCTCGGCGTTGTGATTCTGGAGAACATGGTGGTGGGCAGCTACGTCGTCTACAAGATAAGCCACATTCTTATGCAATAACGCTTCAGCCTCCTCCGGCCGGAGTTCAATTGGAAGACCGAGAAAGATATTCTGAGTCGGTTGCTGAGGCGCCGTTCCGGCTAGAGTACCGTTGATATTCTCATTCCGACGCAAGAACGCAGCTGCTTCAGAATCAAAGATGAGATATCGCCCAGCGATCTTGGATATCCGAACAGGGGCTGGGCCTAGAGAAGCCATGGTATCTATTGAAGCATTGTGAGTTAGCGGGCGCTTCGTTGGAGTATAGCGAGCATAAACAAGTGTGAAAAGGACAACATCATAAGTCGTCTTCGTAATTTTATTGTGTGTCGTCACAGAAAATCAGGGGATTGACAGATTAATAAGTGTATAATCATTGTGTCCGAGTCGCGTGGATAAAGTGcgacaaaaaaaaaaaaaaaaaaaaaaaaaaattcTGACATACCTtttgagattgttgatgttgatcagaagaaagaagagaagagaagttTAGAGCTTGGAGCTGCTTTTAGGTGATAAAATTTTTAGGCGAGTGGGGTCGGGAGGaaaagataagataagagtCCTGAGCTTGAGACTCAAAGGCAGGATCACAAAACCAGGTCAATCATTGAATTGTCCTCTCTTCAAAAATCCAAGGTCTCCTTCTTGTGATCGTTGGGTTTGGAAACCTTACTTggctcttcctcgtctccaATCGGTGGTAGACTAAAGGGTGTAATTACCAACCCACTGGAACTGCTCAGCTTGAAAGATAAGTTTTCCCTGTTCCAGGTACCTTCCAGACCGCCTCCCTTTTCGTGGAACACGGGTAAGCTATGAGCACGTAGTAGTCCTTGGCCCTTGTCTTCGTTGCCGGGCTCCCGCACAACTGgagcttggtgttgcagAGGAATCAACTCGAGAACTCCATCGGATAGTAACTCCATCCACCGCGTTAGTCCCGTAGAGCGAGGGAACAAAGTAACTGGAATAGTCACAAATGCCGTGACCTGGGTTGAGTACTGTCGAAGGAGTGCTCTCAAAGCATGGAGGAACTTGAGGACCTCTTTGGGTTGACTGGCAGCAGAATTATACAGTGTAGGCGAGAGGAGGCTGGGTACCACGATTCGATGAACTGTAGAAGGTGGCGAGTTCTTGATTTTGGAGGTCACATCGGCAATGAACTTGTGGAAAGGCGTGTTTGTTGGAGATGCCATGGGACCTTCCACTGGGGTTGTGTGAAGCTGACCCTTGATGGCACTGTTTTCAAGACGTTTGGTCAGGTCGAAGCCATGACAAAACGTGCTCGGTGTCTGTCCGGGAGTTGTTGGTGCTTGGGCATCTACAATAAGTCGCAGGTCAACATTACGTCCTTGGAGGGAGCGCAAAGAGCATACCTCTGACTGGAACATTGCGCTGTCCGAGTGTCTCGTAGCGCCAAGcaatcttcatcttttcATCTGATAATGAGGTTGGCTTGCTGCTCTTCTTAGAGCCATCAGGACTGCCAAGACCAGGAAgctctcttctccaagcatCGCCAAATCCCAAGAGGTGAACTTGATGTCCTTGGGCAAGTCCTTCGGCGGCATAGTATCGTAAAAGTACTCCTCCAAAGTCCGTAGTTCCTGTCTCTTCAACGAGCAAGGAAGTGCCCATTGGCATTCCAGCATGACCTGACAAGAGCTGATCCAAAGACTGCGTGCCTGTGGAGGTTGTCAAACGTCCATCTAATGGAGATGGTCTTGTTCCGGGTGCAAGAGACTTCTCTTGTCGAATGATGGGAGATGAAGACCCGGCAGCTCCAATGACGACATTACGCTTGCGAAAAGacattgtctttgtctttcgTGTGCGAGTTTCTGAGTGATACTTTTTTTTCCCTCCTCTTTTCAATAAATGGAAAATGCTCTAAGAAGTTAaaggtaggtacctaggcTGTGATAGAGAGGGTGATATCGTATTGTGTGTGCCCCACCTACAGTCTGAGGTACCTAAGTATCCACCAACTTTTTCCGAGCCGCATCCAAAcattttctcttcttgataCAAACCAACGACAACGCGAAGATCGTAACGATACAAAGCACTCGCTCTTCCTCCCGCAAGATATCCTAACCGTtcttccgtcttcttctcgactgCCCAACATGGCGAGCGGCGACGCTACTCTCTTCGAAGAATCGTTCACCGTGACTGAGTATGATCAGTCCAAGTACGACCGTGTCGCCCGCATTTCGTGCACTTCAAGCGACTCTCAGACTGTTATGACTCTAGATATCAACATCGAGCTCTTTCCCTGTGCTGTTTCCGACACTCTGCACGTAGTTCTGTCTACTACTCTCTCTCTGGACGGAAGCAAGGAGGACGAGAAGGGCTGGCGAGACGTTGGCAAGGGTGGTGATGCGCCAGCGACAGCTGCCGACCTTTATGACTACGTGTGCCATGGAAAGATCTACAAGTTCGAGGAGACATTCGATGGAAATACCATGTGCGTCTCTTACATGAAGCCCCCTTGTCGTCACCGAGTCTGGAACACACAAGTTTGCTGACTGAATCTAACCTACAGCAATGCCTACTGCTCTTTCGGCGGTCTTCTTATGTCGCTTCAAGGCCCTATCAAGAAACTGACTCCCCTCCGTGTCGACAACGTCTATCTACTCGTCAAGAAATAATCAGAAGCGCCTAAACTTGTCCATTCATCTAGACTATAGCTCTTCGCCACCACTATGGGCTTTTGTGTTACCACTAGCTCTAGGCCACATTAATGATACCCATGCGAAAACCGCCGTGTTGCCTCCAATGATTCTCAAAGTCGAAGACTCTGTCTCGTCTCTGTGAGCCTGGTCTATCAAAATCACAATGAGCGCCAATTACTTTGATGCGGACCTGGGAAAGGAATGTCGCGGCGCACTCTCCACTTGATCTGCTCAATCTCGGGCTCGTTTCTGTCAGTGAGAATTCCATGACGAATGAAAAAGTCGAGGGTGACGAGGGCACAATTGGACTTGAATCGACCCTCAGCGAGATCCGCCTTGACTTGATTAACGTCGCAGAGGTCAAATTTCTCCGCCTCGCCATCTTTGGGTTGAGGGATCACATCGTTGGGAAGCTCGAGATCGTATAACCATTGGCACTCAGGATAAATAAAGCCGCCTTCGCCAACCTGTCCCTCGTCCGTGATGTAGATGTATGTGACGTTGCCGACGAACTTGGCACTCTTGCGAACAATATCATCAGGAAGACTggcttcctcatcagcctcgCGAATGACGCATTCGAAGGGGTCCTCTCCTGTCATTAAACCACCTGCCACGGTATTGTCGAGCATGCCGGGAAAGGTTGCCTTGTTCCGAGCACGCGTAGGGACCCAGAGGCGAATGCCATGAGGTGCAGTCTCGTCCTTGACATACGCAATCATGTGAACGCCGTAACGCACCGTGCCAAGCAAGCCTATCGCAGCTCGTTCCATGCTGAACAATAGCTCGCCACTACGTCCGTATACAGGCCAGAGTTCGTCACGCCAGCGACGGAGAAGAGGGAATGTCCCATTCTTCCGCCAATAGTCGGCCAGGGTCGCCGCGCGACGAGTACGTTGTTCCTCCGTAGGTTCCTGAAAGAGCACAATAgttttcttctcatcgtcgCATTCCATTTTTCCCCTGACCTCTTCAGGGACCTCATGTAGCTCTCTGGCCACACGGTCTAGGATGTACCCAATAGGGTATGTGCCTTGGCTATCTCTCCATACCAGAGTATAGAGCCCGGCATTCATCTTGGTGAAAGCGTCGGGATCAGTCTCGGCATACGGGAACCTTAAGAGATGAGTTACACTTGCATTAGAATGGCAGAGATTTTGGATCATACATGTCGACTTCGTCGATGAGATCGATGCTTGTTTTGGCCATTTTGATGCAGGGACAGATGCTTGAGTTGTTGTGCTGGTGGGATTTTCTTGGTTCGTAACTGATCTGTTATCGTATATACTCAAATAGATAGATGGTGAAGTCAATGTTGAGTAACTACCGACTGTTTGGCAGTGGAATGTTGATGCAGTTGCGGGCTTTTCCCAACGTTGGTTTATATGCGAGATCGGCAGAGCAAGCACCTGCCCTTGAAATGTATGCTCTTCGGGAGTGATTATGATGTGGAGTTCCGGCTGTTGTCTGTCCGGGCTTCTCGGTGAAGCTACATCAGGAAGTAGGTTGCTGTGCTTTTACCGGATCAGCGACGAGATACTTGTGTCATGTTGGCAGCCCCACGCTGCTCGGTGAGACCAAGTACGTTCTCCATGTACTCCAGAACCCTTGACTCTAGATACACTTCCAAGTGCTCCAGAAGTTTGAGGGATACATTCCCCTATATTTTCAGTCTTGTATACTATATCCGAATTCTCAATGTTTCTGTCACACTATATTGAAACATCAAGGGTCGACTTGGCATGCAATGTCCTGTCCCCTACCCTAAAGACCCCTGTGGGGAACCTAAGGGGTTTGGCTACCATATGAGGTCACTGCTGATCAGATTGCTACCAGAATTCCACTTGTTTCTAGATTACCCTCGAAACACCCACCAATCGTTTCACACTAGACTACCAGCGAAACAACGACAAAGAATAGCCTGGACCCTTATTAAACAAAGGACTCACCACAGCCTTCCCCTCCCATCCCTGGTTAGAATCAAATATTTCTTTATCATATGATCTTACGATTGAATATATCTTACTCATCTCGATTTTAGTATCATCATGTCAAGCCCACTCTTTGGCATCGTCCCTGCGGGCCAACCACTCATCACAGAACCTTCTTCAACCCCCTCTCCAACCTCACTACTCTACGCTCTCCCCACCACAAAACACTTCTCACATATTGTTGTCTTTATGCTACCAGGCATAAGTCTCCCACCGAACACTGCCGCAGCAATCTACCTAGCAACAGCCGCCGATgtcgcagcagcagctcagTCAGGCGGCACACCCAACTTCCGCTTCCTTGGAGGTATAGGCCCTGGAAAGGAGAGCGCGATGTTCAAGGTCAGCGGTGGAGGAGAGGCCAACGATTTAGTCATTGGTGTATCAGTGGAGTCAGAAGAGTCTGTTGGCCAGCGCTTGCAAGAGCTCGCTGCCACTAAGTCTGGCAACTCATCAGGCGGCCAGCCCAGTACGGCTATACTCGCACAACGCATCATCCAAAACGCATTCAACTTTCTATCAAGCTTTAGCGGTACAGCAGGAcctggtggtgttgaggttgtGCCGCTCAAAGCCTTTGAAAACTGGTGGCGCAAGTTTGAATCAAGAGTTCGGGCAGATCCTAGTTTCCTGGAGAAGCAGTCAGATTAGTGTTGGCTTATGCGTATCTGGAAATGCCTGATCAAAGCTTCAAGGTGTATAGCATTCGGGCAGGGAATATCTTCAACGGCGAAAAGGCGAGTCTGGCATGGCATCAGGGTGGGGATTATAGTAAAAAAGCAACAGACAAAAGCACCTGCTTTGAGCGACTGACAAAATCGATTAATTGAATACCAATTCGCACAACTGAGCGGACGCCCCTACCGAGAAACATCGTTGTGAAACACTCCCAGAAGCTCCAAACAAATAACGTAGTGTGATATCCAAGAGAGACTCCAATTTCGTCGCCAAACTCAACCAACAGATCAACAACTGCCACGACTCTGTTTTATGGTATATGCGTTCTTTTGAACGCCATGTCTTTAATGCTCCTCCAGTTCCCACAAACTCCCCCGACGCCGTGATGTTGACCCCCAAAAAATACcagatatatataaatttcGCATTAATACGTCCCCATGAATCATATTGAAGCGCTCAATCTTCCCGTACAGGCGACATGAATGGACTCTTCGCACGAGTTGGGCTGCCGTTGCGGCTTTTTCGGCCAGCACTCAACAGTGAGGGCGATAGCCGTTCTCGACTTTCAGTCCGCACTACAAGCCCGGCACGATCCATTGCTGACGGAGGGCGAGTGAGTTCGTCCGCGCGGCCTGCAGAGATACTAGGTGTTGCTAGACCCGATGTTCGTCCCTTTCGCGAGCCATTACTACTGCTGTCCGAATGATCGTGTTCATCCGAATCAACATCGCCCAACTCAAAATCAGAGAAGTCACCCTCCTCCAACACTCTCTCATAAGATGGCCCCGAGTTTCGTCCGAAGAGCTTGTGGACAAGAGAGGAGCCGCGGCCTGGTTTCCCTGATCGCTTTCGCCGGCTAACCATGCTGAATATCTTTCTTCTTCGCTCAGGCTTGCGGAGCAAATAGGCGGCCAACAGAATTATCAGAACAAATGCGACGAGTCCACCGGTTGACTTTCCAGGCTTCTTCAGAAGATCTTCcaggtcatcatcatcgtcctcgtcccCTGTGTGGGGAGCGATAGGTGAAGAACCGGCGTGCTCAAAGTCCTTCGCTATCCCCTTATCCACATTGCTTCCAAAGCCGACAGGCAGCTCGGAACCGGATGGAGGAACTTGTCCGGCGGCGTATAGGACCATTTTACCCAAAGTCCAGCTTAATTCGATGCCATCGATTGTGTCCACCGGCCGGAAAGGGTCATTAAATGActtctcaccatcatcctTAATGGTGTCGTTGGCTGCACCACCTTCGAGACCAACACGAGGGATGCCAATTCCGTCGTAGAGCATATTAATCAGCCATGAGGCCTTGAAACAAGCCAAACGGGCCTCGGCTGCCTTCTTTTCTGGTGATTTCTTGCGTTTATCAAGATCACCCTCAATGTCCGACCAATCGCGACTGCAGAATTCCATGACATTGTTCTGATATGTCGCCAGATCGTAAGCCTTGTGTTTTCCGCCAAAGACACCATGAGTTGTATGCCAGTATTCCGAAACACCAACGAAATGATTGATGTCGAAGTCGATGCCGGGTACATGCTGGCCGTTGACAAGGCAGGGCTGGTCTTCGCATGGCTTGTCTTTGCCCAGTAGAGGATAGGTCACCGTCAAACATTCGTCGAACTTTCCTGTACCAATCAAAACCGTCTTATCCGACTTTGATTCAACAAGTTCACCGTCTAGAGTAGTTCGCAAGCCATTAGGCATACAGGGATCAGGCAGCTCGTGGGTAGAGTCAGTGTTGTAGTGTTCTTGTAGACGTTCGACATAACGGCTGCGGGCCTGATTGGCACCAAATCCGAGCCAAGTTGCAGTGAACACTTTGTATTCGGATGGTGATCCGTCGAGTGTTCGCATGCgcaccatcttcaaatcATCCGCATGCTTTGCGGATTCAGTTGCATTTGGAGCAAAGGCAATCTGAGCAGATGCGCCACCCATATCGAGGAAGCCGTAGGTGTGATGATTCTTGCCATGGTCGTGCTCCTCAGGGTGATCGAAGCCGCCCAGCAAATAATTCGCCGCTATCCAGCCGTACAGACCCTCGGTTTCGCCAGAGATAACCTGAATATGGGCATCGCAATCCGGAAGAATGAAATTCGTATTCGACTGCAAGTATGTGCACATTGATTTGAGGAGTGCCGACTGCTGAGGCTTTGGTAGCAATCGCATGCCGGCAGTTGCCATGAGGTAAACGGGGGTCTCGGAAATCTTGCTGTCGGGGACTTCGTCGAGAGCGATATCGATCAGCTGCTGCAGATGATCGGGACCGATTTGCGCAGGCTTCTCTGCAAAACTCGAAACTCCAGGATGGATCTTCTTGTtttccttgagcttgatctTGGGGAGAGACTTGAGCTCGGCAGTCGACGCATCTTTGGCAGCTTTGGCGTGATTCTTCCACTTGTAGATGTATACTCGAGTTCCTGAGGAACCAGCGTCAAGAATGACGCCATATTGTGCTGTATGGGACACAACTGTCAGTCAAAGTCTACCAACAAGAAGGCGAATACCGACATGATTTACCCATTAGGGTAGAAGATTGAGGTTGTTCAGTTCTGACAGGTGCAACAGCGACGATAAAGACGGAGCAAATTAGATATGAGTTGGCGTAGCTTATTTGATCGTCGCGaatgttcttcttgataagTATACCGCAATCGGCGTTGGACGAGCTGTTTCTAACGTTATGCGACGTTTCGTGATGTTGCGATATGGGGTGGATCCCTAATTGAGCGAAGTTGATGATATTTCGACTTTGACGATAGCGAGAGCGTCGAGAAGATGAAACGATATTAAACTAGAGGCCGGCCCCCGAAAAGATGTGGTTGAATAGGTCTAGCAGGTGAAGCGAGTGTCGAGCATCATTCGGATGCGTAAGCGAGTGGAAGTTGGAGGTATAAAGTTGCAAACAAGAGTCGTAGAACAAGATTCCAACAATGACAGGGACGCAGAAGTGAACAAGGCCAAAAGAGGGTTAGCGAGGATGAAGTTTGACAAGGATTCGACGAAGACACGAGACGGGAAGTGGATTTGGTGTCGAATTGATTGGATTATTGCGCACGGCGCAGTAGGACAACTGGTGATTCAAGATAAGGCTGTTGATAAGATGATAAGGGGAAAAAGGGACGAAAACAAAAACACAGGGGGGATTGCTTCGATTCCGTTGGCTCGCTGGAATGGAGTCTGTACAGTATGCGGAATGGCGTCAGTAGTGCATACGCGGCCATGCCATCGTTAAGCTTTCCATCACGTGAAAGTCTAAGAATAGACATCCGCATGAGGTGAGGTCCAATACGGACATTGTTCACTTACAGTCTCGTTTGATGGACCGAATGGCATCCCATGACCACAATCTATtttaaaagaaatatttacCTATATTCAAGTGTATCATCTTTATCCGCATCCGCTCATTGCAATCTATCTATATCCTCTCTTGCTCATGAAACATGAAAGGCGCCCCTATCTGTCCCAGACAACCAGATAACCACCTGTTAGAGACGAGAAAACATGATGAAATGAAGGAAATAAAAATCAAGATATGACCCGGGGTAATAAAAAAACCAAAAAGACTCCGCGAAATATCCTCAACAAACGATCCCAACCTAATCTGTCTCGATATTAAGAACGATCCATTTCAGCATAGCCCAGCTAGATTTCACTATCCTCCAGCCTTATCACATCAGAAGTCTTGTTCTGAAATCCCGTATGCGTGTTGTACTGCTCACGAAGCCCAGGGTGCTTTCTCTCATACCACTGAATGCGGGCTTGCAGCCACAGCATGGTCGTCTGAAGTCCCTTTAATACCTGCAGCAGGGGAACAGGATCTTGTAGAATTGGACTCCAGCACTCCCATTCATGTGTTTGGCAGTACAGCTTGAAGGCAAACTCTTTCGCTACGAGTATTTGCTGCTCTAGCTCCGTTCTGATTTCCGTTAGCTGTTCGCAATTTCTCCGGATCGTCTGTATGCGTGTCTCGAGACGAAGAATTTTAATATCATCTTGGACGACATGACTTGGACCTATCAGAGGCTGAGGAACACAAGATTCATCCAATAGTATCTTGAGATCCCGCTCATATTCAACAGCTCCATTTCTCTGTGCATGAGGCGTGTCTCTGTGTTGGTGACCAGAGCCCTTCGCATTATCGAGCACAGGGTCAGAAACAAGAATGAATTTGCCGCTCTCCCCGGGTGGATGAGAGTCATCAGTGACGGGAACTGGACGAGAACCAGGGGCTTCATGCTGGTGCGCTGACTGACTTCGCTCAAGTCTCTCCCGGGAATATATATCTGTGTTGTCACCTGGTAGCTCCGCTGGTACAGGTGGAAGCCGTTGCAGTTCCATGGCGGGACGTAATATGGTGATCGGAGGCGACACCGTACCTTGGATTTTGGCTTGTTCAGCGAGATATTGTGCTCGTAGATTCTGAACTTTACCCCCAGCCCTTCTCAGCTTGTGCCATTCCCTGGTTTTCTCCCTCATGCGCGTGAATATTTGCACAGGTTTCCCGCCATCTCCCGAGCCTGATGGCTCAGATGACGGCAAACACAGTGACGATTGGGTATGCCATTTAATTCTAGCGATGAAGCTGTCTTGCATGTTTGATCCCCTGTTGTAAAAGTATATGGTGTTCGAAATAAGTGCTGTTCTCCCGacagagaagaggagatcCAGTCTAGAATGCTGTGGAAGCTGCTGTATTTAATGTCTACGATTCAGTCACGACGTACTGAAAATGCATATAAGATTTCTCAACAGTTATTGTgttctcgtcaaagtcatTGATCGAACATATTTTCTATCAGTGTGAACAAAGCGCCAAACCAGAACACTGTTGAGTACATGACAAGCAAAATAACTATTGAATTTCCCCTCCTTTGTTCTAAAGTATCAGATACAACCACTAATGCAGGCCTTGAGAAAAAAGCGACGGAAGAGAGCGCAATAAGCTTGATGCCCTGAATGCGGTCACTTTCTTACTGTCCTGTCCATTTCATAGATGCCTTGAGGGCATATCCAATGCTGGTGGGTTATTCGCTTGGCTGACTTTGATACCGGATGTTAGTCCAACACCTGCCAGACTACCCCGATGATGACTGAAGCCCGGAGCAAACGTGTTTGTAGACTGCCTTGTACCGCCAAAACTAGGAATTGGGATTCCTGCGAGAGTTGGCAATGTCGTCGTTTGGTATACGGATGTTGTGTTGATGCCAGATCGGCGGAGGCCACCAACAGGGGCCTCTGATGTATTGCCTGTCATACGTCAGCAAGTACTGTCggttgatgaaatgaatgCTCACAATGAGATGACCCTCCTAGTCGTGGCCAATGGTTTCCTTCTCTTGCCATATTTGTATAGTTTCGTAAGAGGCCGGTGTTCATTCCTGAGATATCAATGCGATGACTCTGGCTAAAGGCTGGTGGAGGGATACTTTCAGCATTGCTTTGTGTAGGCAAGCTAACTTCATAGCCTGAGTCGATCTGGGTTGTTTGTAAGGTTGAGTCAACAGCATCCGATGCTGCCCTCTGAATCTGACCAAGCTCAGCCTTTCTCTTGACTTTGTCGTAGAGTTCTTGTAACTGCAGGACCTTGCGACTTTTGTCTTTATAAGCTCGGGAGATTTCGCCATTCTTGCGCCGCAGAGCATCCTGTTCTGCTGCTAGACCTGCTCTGTGTCAGCTGAATAGATGCGAATTTGAGAGGAGTAGAGCACTAACTTGACAACTTGTGGTGAAGACCTTCGATCTCCGAATTAGCTTCGTTCACGGTCTTCTCGAGGCGGACGCTGAGATTTGAGTACTTGTCGGTCAGGGTTTTGTATAAATACTGCTGGTAATAGATGTCTTGGGTGGTCTGGTAAGCCCAGAAGCTGAGAGCCCGACCGGCACATTCCATGATAACGTTGGGGCTCAGTCCGCTTAAAACACTGGTCTTGTAGTCTTCACTTGGATTCAGGTTCGTAATCACGACGTCGTCCGGATTGGTTAGTTGCGAGTGGCAGGCAGGGCATGTGTTGCGGCGATCAGCTTCCTGTCCGTTGACACCGAATCGCTGGGCGCATTCCATGCAGAAGATATGGCTATTAATTTTGATGTCAGAAGGCCGCTGGCTTCTGAATGTCATATGCCTACCTGCATGTCGTTACAAGCGCACGTTCGCTCAGCTCTCTTCGACATTTGAGGTTATTGCACGTGAGTGCGTGCTCCATGTCTGCTCTTCTGTGATTCTACGCCCGCGTCACGAAAAAGGACCGTGCCCAAGAATGGTTTTTTTGATGGAAGGGGATGGTTTACGGTTCATCTTGAGGATAGGAACGGCATGGCTGATAATAACAGAGGTGGGAAGGAAGAGCACCGCGATGATGCCTTCCAGATGTGGAAGTTCAAGCTTACACTTCAAATCACCTCGACAATGGAATGGAGAAACTGAAAACAGAGACAATAAGTTAAGGGACCTTAGCTAAGGTACTCAAACATCAAGAGATATGTATGTATTTGCATATAGATACTACCTAAGGTAGGCAAAGTAAAGTACCTAGGTAGTCATACTGTAGATACCTCAAGTAAAGTGAAGCAACGTAAAGCAAGTAAAGGGTCGTGACCTCGTTTCATTGTCGTAAGCTGTGATCCGGCCAAAGGAGACGACCTGCGTCCCCGGGGGTGCATGATGCCCCTATACCCACTCAGAGTCGGGAATCGCATGTAAAAATACATCGAGAACGGTTACATTTTCGTCATCTCATTTCAAGTGAGCCGTAGATTCCGCGCTCATCCTCATACATCGAGTGTTGCATCGGAGTGACCAAGTCATGGCCATATGGCTGACCCTCCATCATAG
This window encodes:
- a CDS encoding nucleoside phosphatase family-domain-containing protein; translated protein: MQDSFIARIKWHTQSSLCLPSSEPSGSGDGGKPVQIFTRMREKTREWHKLRRAGGKVQNLRAQYLAEQAKIQGTVSPPITILRPAMELQRLPPVPAELPGDNTDIYSRERLERSQSAHQHEAPGSRPVPVTDDSHPPGESGKFILVSDPVLDNAKGSGHQHRDTPHAQRNGAVEYERDLKILLDESCVPQPLIGPSHVVQDDIKILRLETRIQTIRRNCEQLTEIRTELEQQILVAKEFAFKLYCQTHEWECWSPILQDPVPLLQVLKGLQTTMLWLQARIQWYERKHPGLREQYNTHTGFQNKTSDVNISFKIDCGHGMPFGPSNETVRIHPISQHHETSHNVRNSSSNADCGILIKKNIRDDQISYANSYLICSVFIVAVAPVRTEQPQSSTLMAQYGVILDAGSSGTRVYIYKWKNHAKAAKDASTAELKSLPKIKLKENKKIHPGVSSFAEKPAQIGPDHLQQLIDIALDEVPDSKISETPVYLMATAGMRLLPKPQQSALLKSMCTYLQSNTNFILPDCDAHIQVISGETEGLYGWIAANYLLGGFDHPEEHDHGKNHHTYGFLDMGGASAQIAFAPNATESAKHADDLKMVRMRTLDGSPSEYKVFTATWLGFGANQARSRYVERLQEHYNTDSTHELPDPCMPNGLRTTLDGELVESKSDKTVLIGTGKFDECLTVTYPLLGKDKPCEDQPCLVNGQHVPGIDFDINHFVGVSEYWHTTHGVFGGKHKAYDLATYQNNVMEFCSRDWSDIEGDLDKRKKSPEKKAAEARLACFKASWLINMLYDGIGIPRVGLEGGAANDTIKDDGEKSFNDPFRPVDTIDGIELSWTLGKMVLYAAGQVPPSGSELPVGFGSNVDKGIAKDFEHAGSSPIAPHTGDEDDDDDLEDLLKKPGKSTGGLVAFVLIILLAAYLLRKPERRRKIFSMVSRRKRSGKPGRGSSLVHKLFGRNSGPSYERVLEEGDFSDFELGDVDSDEHDHSDSSSNGSRKGRTSGLATPSISAGRADELTRPPSAMDRAGLVVRTESRERLSPSLLSAGRKSRNGSPTRAKSPFMSPVRED